A window from Fragaria vesca subsp. vesca linkage group LG5, FraVesHawaii_1.0, whole genome shotgun sequence encodes these proteins:
- the LOC101315151 gene encoding LOW QUALITY PROTEIN: broad-range acid phosphatase DET1-like (The sequence of the model RefSeq protein was modified relative to this genomic sequence to represent the inferred complete CDS: substituted 2 bases at 2 genomic stop codons) produces the protein MCRVSPVDSIEQYSGNGFGSLTEKHYDHRESGSTSTSTSRALPPRPRRIILVRHGQSEGNVDESVYTRVSDPKIRLTEKGIADAEECGKRIRETIEKDXVEDWKVYIYVSPYRRTVETLKGLGKAFERSRIAGMREEPRLREQDFGNFQDRERMRVEKAMRMLYGRFFFWFPNGESAADVYDRITGFRETLKSDIDVGRFQPPGERNTNINLVIVSHGLTLRVFLMRWYKWTVEQFEGINNFGNGSMVVMEKGYGGRYSLCMHHSXEELREFGFSNEMIVDQEWQKYARPGELNYDCPTLNSFFTHFGEDDR, from the exons ATGTGCCGTGTAAGCCCCGTGGATTCAATTGAACAATATTCTGGTAATGGGTTTGGTAGTCTGACTGAAAAACATTATGATCATAGAGAATCAGGTAGTACTAGTACTAGTACTAGTAGAGCTCTACCTCCAAGGCCTCGACGGATAATTTTGGTTCGGCATGGGCAGAGTGAAGGAAATGTGGATGAGAGTGTCTACACTAGAGTTTCTGATCCAAAGATCCGATTGACAGAGAAAGGTATTGCTGATGCTGAGGAATGCGGGAAGAGGATCAGGGAGACGATTGAGAAAGACTGAGTTGAAGATTGGAAGGTCTACATCTATGTGTCTCCTTATAGAAGAACAGTTGAAACACTCAAGGGGTTAGGGAAAGCATTTGAGCGCTCAAGAATTGCTGGGATGAGAGAAGAACCTCGCTTAAGAGAGCAAGATTTTG GGAATTTTCAGGATAGGGAGAGGATGAGAGTGGAGAAAGCTATGCGTATGCTTTACGGTAGATTCTTTTTCTGGTTTCCTAATGGGGAATCTGCAGCTGATGTTTATGATAGGATTACAG GATTCAGAGAAACATTGAAATCGGATATCGATGTGGGACGGTTTCAGCCACCAGGAGAGAGAAATACAAACATCAACTTGGTGATAGTTTCGCATGGCCTAACGCTGAGAGTGTTTCTGATGAGATGGTACAAGTGGACAGTGGAGCAGTTCGAGGGCATCAACAACTTTGGTAATGGAAGCATGGTTGTTATGGAAAAAGGCTACGGTGGAAG GTATAGTTTGTGCATGCATCACTCATAAGAAGAGCTAAGAGAGTTTGGATTCTCAAACGAAATGATAGTTGATCAAGAATG GCAAAAGTATGCAAGACCTGGTGAGCTGAACTATGATTGTCCAACATTAAATTCCTTCTTCACCCACTTTGGTGAAGATGATCGATGA